In Candidatus Pelagibacter sp. RS39, the following proteins share a genomic window:
- a CDS encoding sarcosine oxidase subunit delta — translation MLHIKCPHCGMRSQNEFSYGGDATIKRPELGKEISDQDWDNFVYNRKSLRGKHWELWQHLSGCRQWIKVQRDTATHEIFKTLKANEEIS, via the coding sequence ATGCTCCATATCAAATGTCCACACTGTGGAATGAGATCACAGAATGAATTTTCATATGGTGGTGATGCAACTATCAAACGACCAGAATTAGGAAAAGAAATATCTGATCAAGATTGGGATAATTTTGTTTACAATAGAAAAAGCTTAAGAGGAAAGCATTGGGAGTTATGGCAACATTTATCAGGTTGTAGACAATGGATTAAAGTTCAAAGAGATACAGCTACTCATGAAATTTTTAAAACACTCAAAGCTAACGAAGAAATTTCATAA
- a CDS encoding sarcosine oxidase subunit alpha family protein encodes MTQSFRLKSGGLINRDKKISFKFNGKNYFGYEGDTLASALIANGVHLIGRSFKYHRPRGFFGAGVDEPYAIVQLYRNGETEPNIKATEQELFEGLEAKSVNCWPSVNFDVGAINNFLKIFLPAGFYYKTFMWPKSFWYKIYEPFIRKAAGLGTASIKHDKERYEHKYEYCDLLITGSGPSGLASAYSAAKNGAKVILAEDKSRFGGTLLTSDVNIGNQSGKEWADSIVSELKEMSNVTIKNRSQVFGYYDHNMLVMSERISDHLPKTKKYHPKQRLWYIRAKEVLISSGSIERPIVFGNNDTPGVMLSSAAKEYMKVYGVLVGKKPLVFTNNDSGYETAIEFKKNGVDPIILDTRKEPQSEIIEEAKNMNINIKNSYVVVAAQGYKKVKSADIAKISDDKEELGSVENIKCDCICVSGFWTPTIHLASQSGNKTKFNEEIDAFVPGVSKQNEKTLGAANGIYTLEETLKDSFEKGNQISKKITNNDNKVSFPNVVEKKSTVHDKFWCVPLPKGKNYKRFLDFQNDVAVSDIEIALKEGYRSIEHVKRYTTLGMATDQGKTSNLNGLQLVSKIENKVVPAVGHTTFRPPYSPVSIGAIVGREVGKHSKPTRKSPMHSWHEKNNAVFVDAGVWLRPRYYKRGDENLFEASKREAKNVRTNVGVCDVTTLGKIDIKGPDAAELLNRVYTNAWLKLPVGKARYGVMLREDGIVMDDGTTTRISENHYHMTTTTAQAANVLSHLEYYLQLVWPELNVNVVSTTEQWAGAAIAGPKSREVLKKLFPNSDVTNEGLPFMGYMEGDLFGVKAKIFRISFSGELAYEVNVESDYGYFMWEKIIEVGEEFGIQPYGTEALSTLRIEMGHVAGSELDGRTIPYDNSLEGLLSKKKDFIGKRSLSRKAFAAEDRQKIVGVVPLDKKTSIPEGSHLVKDSNAPLPNPKLGYISASCWSVEHDNPFSLAILKDGKNMIGEKLFVMSPLKNKVIPVEIVSSHYVDPKGERVRS; translated from the coding sequence ATGACACAAAGTTTTAGATTAAAAAGTGGTGGATTAATAAATAGAGATAAAAAAATTTCTTTTAAATTTAATGGTAAAAATTATTTTGGTTATGAAGGAGACACTCTTGCTTCTGCATTAATTGCCAATGGAGTTCATTTAATTGGGAGAAGTTTTAAATATCATAGACCGAGAGGTTTTTTTGGAGCTGGTGTTGATGAGCCATATGCAATAGTTCAATTATATAGAAACGGTGAAACAGAACCGAATATAAAAGCTACTGAACAAGAACTTTTTGAAGGTCTGGAAGCAAAAAGTGTTAATTGTTGGCCGAGTGTAAATTTTGATGTCGGAGCTATAAATAATTTTTTAAAGATATTCCTTCCTGCTGGTTTTTATTACAAGACCTTTATGTGGCCAAAAAGTTTTTGGTATAAAATTTATGAACCATTTATCAGAAAAGCTGCTGGTTTAGGAACAGCATCTATAAAACATGATAAAGAAAGATATGAACACAAATATGAATATTGTGATCTATTAATCACGGGCTCAGGCCCATCAGGATTAGCGAGCGCTTATTCAGCTGCAAAAAATGGAGCTAAAGTAATTCTCGCAGAGGACAAATCACGATTTGGAGGAACTCTATTAACAAGTGATGTCAATATAGGGAATCAATCAGGTAAAGAGTGGGCAGATAGTATTGTTTCAGAACTCAAAGAAATGTCTAATGTTACTATAAAAAACAGATCTCAAGTTTTTGGTTACTATGATCATAACATGTTAGTTATGTCTGAAAGAATAAGTGACCATTTGCCAAAAACGAAAAAATATCATCCAAAACAAAGACTATGGTATATTAGAGCAAAAGAAGTATTGATTTCATCCGGATCAATTGAAAGACCAATTGTATTTGGCAATAATGATACCCCAGGTGTAATGTTGTCTTCAGCCGCTAAAGAATACATGAAAGTGTATGGTGTATTAGTTGGAAAAAAACCGCTTGTCTTTACAAACAATGATAGTGGTTATGAAACAGCCATTGAATTCAAAAAGAATGGTGTTGATCCAATAATTTTAGATACAAGAAAAGAACCTCAATCAGAAATTATTGAAGAAGCAAAAAATATGAATATTAATATTAAAAACTCATATGTGGTCGTAGCTGCTCAAGGATATAAAAAAGTAAAATCAGCTGACATAGCTAAAATTTCAGATGACAAAGAAGAACTTGGATCAGTTGAAAATATAAAATGTGATTGCATTTGTGTTTCTGGTTTTTGGACACCTACAATTCATTTGGCATCACAATCAGGAAATAAAACAAAATTTAACGAGGAAATTGATGCATTTGTTCCTGGTGTGTCTAAACAAAATGAAAAAACTTTAGGAGCTGCAAATGGGATTTACACTTTGGAAGAGACTTTAAAAGACTCCTTTGAAAAAGGAAATCAAATTTCAAAAAAAATTACTAATAATGATAACAAGGTTTCTTTTCCTAATGTTGTTGAAAAGAAATCTACAGTACATGATAAGTTTTGGTGTGTGCCCCTACCAAAAGGAAAAAACTACAAAAGATTTTTAGATTTCCAAAATGATGTTGCAGTTTCTGACATAGAGATAGCCCTTAAAGAAGGGTATAGATCTATTGAACATGTAAAAAGATATACTACACTTGGCATGGCTACTGACCAAGGTAAGACAAGTAATCTTAACGGTTTACAATTAGTATCTAAAATTGAGAATAAAGTTGTTCCTGCAGTTGGGCATACAACTTTTAGACCGCCTTATTCACCAGTTTCTATTGGAGCAATCGTTGGAAGGGAAGTAGGAAAACATTCAAAACCAACTAGAAAATCCCCAATGCATTCATGGCATGAAAAAAATAATGCGGTCTTTGTTGATGCAGGCGTATGGTTAAGACCAAGATATTATAAACGTGGTGATGAAAATCTATTTGAGGCGTCAAAAAGAGAAGCTAAAAATGTAAGAACAAATGTTGGTGTTTGTGACGTCACCACTTTAGGTAAAATTGATATTAAAGGACCGGATGCAGCGGAGCTTTTAAATAGAGTTTATACAAATGCCTGGTTAAAACTACCGGTTGGCAAAGCACGATATGGTGTGATGTTGAGAGAAGACGGAATTGTTATGGATGATGGAACAACAACAAGAATATCAGAAAATCATTACCATATGACCACTACAACAGCACAAGCTGCCAATGTTTTATCACATCTAGAATATTATCTACAACTAGTTTGGCCAGAGCTAAATGTTAATGTAGTTTCAACGACTGAACAATGGGCAGGAGCTGCAATTGCTGGACCAAAATCAAGAGAAGTATTAAAAAAACTTTTTCCAAATTCTGATGTAACGAATGAAGGACTTCCTTTTATGGGTTATATGGAAGGTGATTTGTTTGGAGTAAAAGCTAAAATTTTTAGAATTTCATTCTCTGGTGAACTTGCATACGAAGTAAATGTTGAGTCAGATTATGGATATTTTATGTGGGAAAAAATAATAGAAGTTGGTGAAGAGTTTGGAATTCAACCGTATGGAACAGAAGCACTTTCAACATTAAGAATTGAGATGGGACATGTTGCAGGTTCAGAGCTTGATGGAAGAACTATTCCTTATGACAATTCTCTTGAGGGACTTCTTAGCAAAAAGAAAGATTTTATTGGAAAAAGATCTTTATCAAGAAAAGCTTTTGCAGCTGAAGATAGACAAAAAATTGTTGGTGTTGTCCCATTAGATAAAAAAACAAGTATTCCGGAAGGATCTCATTTGGTTAAAGATTCAAATGCACCACTTCCAAATCCAAAATTAGGTTATATTTCAGCCTCATGTTGGAGTGTTGAACACGATAATCCATTTTCTTTAGCAATTTTAAAAGATGGTAAGAATATGATAGGAGAAAAGTTATTCGTAATGTCACCTCTAAAAAATAAAGTAATTCCAGTTGAGATAGTGTCTTCACATTATGTGGATCCGAAAGGCGAGAGGGTTAGATCATGA
- a CDS encoding sarcosine oxidase, which produces MSLISALANVHHQGQFGDFEDKKGDDLLKISEKKNLLIVQIVQFKNSNIQIENIDINGLKLKDSSLNVAFNENTRILWNGPKNWLLVSSNKDLIKSISLTCKETDFAVTDLSHSRAVIEIEGNYVLEVLKKGSPFNFDILKKDNSINSIYNNIAFTVDLLNDKPFKVRLFALRSFGESLYHSITDASLEFGYENK; this is translated from the coding sequence ATGAGTTTAATTTCTGCGCTAGCTAATGTTCATCATCAAGGACAATTTGGGGACTTTGAGGACAAAAAAGGCGATGACTTACTAAAAATTTCAGAAAAAAAAAATTTATTAATTGTTCAAATAGTACAATTCAAAAATTCTAATATTCAAATTGAAAATATTGATATTAACGGTTTAAAACTAAAAGACTCTTCATTGAATGTGGCTTTTAATGAAAATACAAGAATCTTATGGAATGGCCCAAAAAATTGGCTGTTAGTATCCTCAAATAAAGATTTAATCAAAAGTATTTCTTTAACATGTAAAGAAACCGATTTTGCAGTAACTGATTTGTCTCATTCAAGAGCTGTAATTGAAATAGAGGGTAATTATGTATTAGAAGTTTTAAAAAAAGGATCACCATTTAATTTTGATATTTTAAAAAAAGATAATTCAATAAATTCTATTTATAATAATATTGCTTTTACAGTAGACTTGCTTAATGACAAACCATTCAAGGTAAGGTTATTTGCGTTAAGAAGTTTTGGGGAGTCTTTGTACCATT
- a CDS encoding sarcosine oxidase subunit beta family protein, producing the protein MQKYSVFSLVKNALSNHQNWDLAWKDPTPKKEYDVVIIGGGGHGLATAYYLAKEHNITNVAIIEKGWIGGGNVGRNTTIIRSNYMHDDNALFSEFGMDLWRRMSQDLNYNVMFSPRGIINLAHSDAQMNTYARRGNSMRLNGIDAVLLNREEVKEIIPMADFSENVRFPIFGGLMQPSAGTARHDAVAWGYARQADDMGVDIIQNCEVIGFDVSAGKINGVRTSRGDIKAKKIGLCVAGSTNILAEKLNMTLPIETHLLQACVSEPVKPVLDKVVTFGAGHFYISQSDKGEMVMGGDLDGYNSYAQRGNLPTLQHVLTEGIAMMPFLSKLKMLRTWGGIMDMSMDGSPIIDKTHIEGLYLNCGWCYGGFKATPASGWTFAHTIAQDRVHELNAGYSLNRFNTGHLLDEKGLGTKTWIS; encoded by the coding sequence ATGCAAAAATATTCAGTTTTTAGTCTTGTTAAAAATGCGCTTTCAAATCATCAAAATTGGGACTTAGCTTGGAAAGACCCAACACCTAAGAAAGAATATGATGTTGTAATTATCGGTGGCGGTGGTCACGGTTTAGCAACTGCATATTATTTAGCAAAAGAACATAACATTACCAATGTTGCTATAATTGAAAAAGGTTGGATTGGGGGAGGTAATGTTGGTCGAAATACCACAATAATTAGATCAAATTATATGCATGATGATAATGCATTATTCAGCGAGTTTGGAATGGATCTTTGGAGAAGAATGAGTCAAGATTTAAACTACAACGTAATGTTTTCTCCAAGAGGAATAATAAATCTCGCTCACTCAGATGCTCAAATGAATACATATGCTCGAAGAGGGAATTCAATGAGATTAAATGGAATCGATGCAGTGCTATTAAACAGAGAAGAGGTTAAAGAAATTATTCCTATGGCTGATTTTTCTGAGAATGTACGATTTCCAATTTTTGGAGGATTAATGCAGCCTAGTGCAGGAACAGCTAGACACGATGCTGTTGCTTGGGGTTATGCACGTCAAGCAGATGACATGGGCGTAGACATAATTCAAAACTGTGAAGTGATTGGGTTTGATGTGTCCGCAGGGAAAATTAATGGAGTGAGAACTTCTCGAGGAGACATTAAAGCAAAAAAAATTGGATTATGTGTTGCGGGTAGTACAAATATTTTAGCAGAAAAACTAAATATGACACTGCCAATTGAGACTCATCTATTACAAGCATGTGTATCTGAGCCAGTGAAACCAGTTTTAGATAAAGTAGTTACCTTTGGTGCTGGGCATTTTTATATCAGCCAGTCTGACAAAGGAGAAATGGTAATGGGTGGTGATCTTGATGGCTATAATAGTTATGCACAAAGAGGCAATCTTCCAACACTTCAACATGTTCTTACGGAAGGAATAGCAATGATGCCTTTCCTAAGTAAATTGAAAATGCTTAGAACCTGGGGTGGAATAATGGATATGTCTATGGATGGTTCTCCCATAATAGATAAAACTCACATTGAAGGTTTGTATTTAAATTGTGGTTGGTGCTATGGTGGATTTAAAGCAACACCTGCATCTGGCTGGACATTTGCACACACCATTGCACAAGATAGAGTTCATGAATTAAATGCAGGCTATAGTTTAAATAGATTTAATACTGGTCACTTACTAGACGAAAAGGGACTTGGTACAAAAACTTGGATTTCATAA
- a CDS encoding formate--tetrahydrofolate ligase, whose translation MSDIKSDIQIAREAKMLPIKDILAKVNVPDESSAFSPMGRHIAKINLEYLDTLKNKPDGKLILVTAITPTPAGEGKTTTSVGLNDGLNKIGKKSIVCLREPSLGPSFGMKGGAAGGGYAQVVPMEQINLHFTGDFHAITSAHNLLSALIDNHIYWGNKLNIDVRRVVWKRVMDMNDRALRSININLGGVANGFPREDGFDITVASEIMAIFCLANNLEDLENRIGNITVAYTREKKPIYAKDLNAHGPMTVLLKEAIRPNITQTLENNPAIIHGGPFANIAHGCNSVIATKAGLKLADYVVTEAGFGADLGAEKFLDIKCRKSNLKPSCVVIVATIRALKMHGGVAKDDLKNENVDALKKGLINLERHIENVKKFGLPVAVAINHFIKDTDKEVNALVDFCKKLGVNASICKHWADGGEGTKDLAKHVTDLCEKNEAKFKFLYESKTPLFKKIETIAKEIYRADEVIADTKIRDQLKNFEEAGYGELPICVAKTQYSFSTDPSLKGAPTGHSLPIREIRLSSGAEFIVVVCGAIMTMPGLPRVPAADSIKLNKDGDIEGLF comes from the coding sequence ATGAGCGACATAAAATCAGACATTCAAATTGCTCGTGAAGCTAAAATGCTTCCAATTAAAGATATTTTAGCGAAGGTAAATGTTCCAGATGAAAGTTCGGCTTTTAGTCCAATGGGGAGGCATATTGCAAAAATAAACTTAGAATATTTGGATACATTAAAAAATAAACCAGATGGTAAATTAATTTTAGTTACGGCAATAACTCCAACTCCTGCTGGAGAAGGTAAAACAACTACTTCTGTTGGATTAAATGATGGATTAAACAAAATTGGAAAAAAATCTATTGTATGTTTAAGGGAACCAAGTCTGGGTCCGTCTTTTGGAATGAAAGGTGGCGCTGCAGGAGGTGGATATGCACAAGTAGTTCCTATGGAACAAATTAATCTTCACTTCACTGGAGATTTTCATGCAATAACATCTGCTCATAATCTTTTGTCAGCATTAATTGATAATCATATCTACTGGGGAAATAAATTAAATATAGATGTTAGAAGAGTCGTTTGGAAAAGAGTTATGGATATGAACGACAGAGCATTAAGATCAATAAATATTAATCTTGGTGGTGTTGCTAATGGTTTTCCAAGAGAAGATGGTTTTGATATTACGGTTGCTTCTGAGATAATGGCTATCTTTTGTCTTGCTAATAATCTTGAGGATTTAGAAAATAGGATTGGAAATATTACAGTAGCATACACTCGAGAGAAAAAACCGATTTATGCTAAAGATTTAAATGCTCATGGACCAATGACTGTTTTGCTCAAAGAAGCAATCAGACCCAATATTACACAAACATTGGAAAATAATCCTGCAATAATTCACGGTGGACCGTTCGCAAATATTGCACATGGATGTAATTCAGTAATTGCAACTAAAGCTGGATTAAAACTTGCTGACTATGTTGTAACTGAAGCAGGTTTCGGTGCAGATTTAGGAGCTGAAAAATTTTTAGATATTAAATGTAGAAAATCAAATTTAAAACCAAGTTGCGTTGTTATAGTTGCAACTATAAGAGCTTTAAAGATGCATGGTGGTGTTGCAAAAGATGATTTAAAAAATGAAAATGTTGATGCACTTAAGAAAGGATTGATAAACCTTGAAAGACATATTGAAAATGTAAAAAAATTTGGTTTACCAGTGGCCGTAGCCATAAATCACTTTATAAAAGACACAGATAAAGAAGTAAATGCTTTAGTTGATTTCTGTAAAAAGCTAGGAGTAAATGCTAGTATTTGTAAACATTGGGCTGATGGTGGTGAAGGAACAAAAGATTTAGCTAAACATGTAACAGATTTATGTGAGAAGAATGAAGCTAAATTTAAATTTTTATATGAAAGTAAAACTCCCCTTTTCAAAAAGATAGAAACTATAGCAAAAGAGATCTATAGAGCTGATGAAGTTATCGCAGACACAAAAATAAGAGATCAATTAAAAAACTTTGAAGAAGCTGGGTATGGTGAATTACCTATATGTGTTGCGAAGACTCAATATAGTTTTTCTACAGATCCAAGTCTAAAAGGTGCTCCGACAGGTCATTCTTTGCCAATTAGAGAGATTAGGCTTTCATCAGGTGCAGAATTTATTGTAGTTGTTTGTGGAGCAATCATGACAATGCCGGGGCTTCCAAGAGTACCCGCAGCGGACTCTATTAAGCTTAATAAAGACGGTGATATAGAAGGTCTATTTTAA